A single region of the Malaclemys terrapin pileata isolate rMalTer1 chromosome 4, rMalTer1.hap1, whole genome shotgun sequence genome encodes:
- the LOC128836981 gene encoding uncharacterized protein LOC128836981: MQADNRKRAPAWTVREVLDLIAVWGEDSVLAELRSKRRNAKTFEKISKGMMERGHNRDSDQCRVKVKELRQAYQKTKEANGCSGSEPRTCHFYAELHAILGGAATITPPVIVDSGSGIVSSATPEDSADGGEEEEEEEEDELAESTQHSVLPNSQDLFLTLTEVPSQPSQASTQDPDPMEGTSAAANSSSLPPPSRRLSQIRRHKKRMRDEMFSEIMESRHSDRAHLNEWKETVSKYRKEASEREDRRDQREDRRDQREERRDARDERWRQEDQRRQDATLGLLREQTDMLRVWWSFRNGCRKTDCRYSPCSTLPSPHVPYPPHLDV, from the exons atgcaggctgataatcgaaaaagagcaccagcatggaccgtacgggaggtactggatctgatcgctgtatggggagaggattcagtgcttgcagaacttcgttctaaaagacgaaatgccaaaacttttgaaaaaatctccaagggcatgatggagagaggccacaatagagactcagatcagtgccgcgtgaaagtcaaggagctcagacaagcctatcaaaaaacaaaggaggcaaacggttgctccgggtcagagccgcggacatgccacttctacgccgagttgcatgcaattctagggggggctgccaccattaccccacctgtgatcgtggattctgggtcggggatagtctcatcagctacacctgaggattctgccgatgggggagaggaggaggaggaggaggaggaggatgagcttgcagagagcacacagcactccgttctccccaacagccaggatctttttctcaccctgactgaagtaccctcccaaccctcccaagccagtacccaagaccctgaccccatggaagggacctcag cagctgcaaattcctcaagcctccctcctccatcccgaaggctatcacagataaggcgtcataAGAAGAGaatgcgagacgagatgttttctgaaattatggaatccagacacagtgacagagctcatctgaatgagtggaaggaaacggtttcaaagtataggaaagaagccagtgaacgtgaggacaggagggaccaacgtgaggacaggagggaccaacgtgaggagaggagagacgctcgagatgagaggtggcggcaggaagatcagaggaggcaggatgcaacgctggggctgctgcgtgagcaaacagacatgctccgggtctggtggagcttcaggaacggctgcaggaaaacagactgccgctacagcccctgttccaccctcccctctccccatgttccgtatcctcctcacctagacgtgtaa